The stretch of DNA TGTTGGCTTGGAGGGACAATGGCTGCGTGTGAATCAAAAGCTTTGCGATACTGTCGGCTACACCCGCTCGGAGCTACTTGACCTCACCTTTCAAGACATCACTGTTCCTGATGATTTGGCTGCTGACTTAGCTTGTGTTCACCAAGTTTTAGCGGGCACCCTACAGACTTTTTCGATGGAGAAACGGTACGTCCGCAAAGATGGATCTACGATTTGGGTCAATTTAACTGTTTCGCTAGTGCGGGAAGCGACTAAGCCCAAATATTTTATTTCTGTGATTGAAGATATTTCCGAGCGCCGACAGGCTGAAGCACAACTGCAAAATTCTCTGAAAGAACTGTCGGATATTAAGTTTGCTCTCGATCAATCAGCAATCGTTGTGACTACTGATCGGCAGGGCATTATTACTTATATCAACGACAAGTTTTGTGAGCTTTCCCAATATACCAGAGAGGAATTACTGGGAAAGAACCATCGCCTGATTAACTCCGGTTATCATGACCCAACTTTCTTTCAGGATCTCTGGTCAGTGATTTCTAAGGGCAAGGTTTGGAAGGGAGAGATTAAGAACCGCGCTAAAGATGGTAGCGACTACTGGGTTGACACCACAATTGTGCCTTTTCTGAACGAGCAAGGCCAACCGTTTCAATATCTTGCTATTCGCTTTGACACCACCAATCGCAAGCAAATTGAAGAGCGCATGAGAACTTCACTTCAGGAAAAAGAAGTTCTACTTAAAGAAGTTCATCATCGAGTTAAAAACAATCTGCAAATTATTTCTAGCCTGTTGAACCTACAATGCCAAAACCTAGAAGATGACGAAGTGCTAGCTGTATTTAGAGAGAGCCAAAACCGAATTGAATCAATGGCGTTAATTCATGAAAAGCTCTATCAATCTGAAGATATGGCTCGGATTAATGCCCCAGATTACATCTGTGACCTGGTGTCAAATTTGTTTTATACCTATGAAATTAATGCGGATGCGATCGCCTTAAAAATTGATGTAGATGAGGTTTGGTTGGGCCTAGATACCGCTATTCCCTGCGGTCTCATCATTAACGAGCTGGTGTCAAATGCCCTCAAGCACGCATTTCCGGATGGACGAACAGGAGAAGTTTGTATTCATTTTGGTGTCCGAGATGCGCATCACTTCATGCTTGCTGTTAGCGATACCGGGGTTGGTTTGTCCAAAGACTTAGATTACCAAAATACCGATTCTTTGGGTTTGCAATTAGTGAATGCCCTGACTCATCAAATTGAGGGAGCAATCCAGATCAATGAGGGTGATGGTGTCGAATTTGAAATTGTATTTCCTAACTAAAAGTTATCTGGGACAATGACAACTGTAAACATAATGGTGGTTGAGGATGAAAGCATTGTCGCCAAGGACTTGCAAAACAGACTGAAGAAGTTTGGGTATGCAGTGCCTGTGGTTGCTGCCTCTGGTGAAGAAGCCATTTTAAGGGCATCTGAGAATCACTTAGATTTGGTCTTAATGGATATTCGCCTCAAAGGTGCGATCGACGGAATTGAAGCAGCCAGACAAATTCACCACCGCTTTCAGCTGCCAATTATTTATTTAACCGCTTATGCGGATGACGACACCTTAGCTCGTGCTAAGCAAACTCAACCGTTTGGCTATATATTAAAACCCTTTAAAGAACGAGAACTGAATACAACGATCGAAATTACTTTAGCGAGGCATCGGCTAGAGAAGCAGTTGCAAGAACGAGAGCAGTGGCTGTCAACTGTTTTGAGAAGTATCGCGGATGCCGTGATTACGATTGATACGACAGGGTTGATTACGTTCATGAACCCTGTAGCGGAGAGTCTAACGGGATGGAAGCAAGCACAAGCTCTTGGAAAGCCTGCGATCGCTGTTTTCCAGACCGAGGACGAGGCCACCCAGAGAGTCTTCCAGCAACCCATCAGCAGCCTCTTGGAGGACAGTATTGGCCCAAAAACTGCTGTAGAAACTAGCCTTAAGTGCAGCGAAGACCAAAGTATTCCCATTGAGTACAGTTTGACGCCGTTGCAAAATGACCAAAACCTGATGATGGGTGCTGTTTTAGTCTTCCGCGATCTCACCGAGCAGATCAAAGCCAAGGAAGCGATTCGCCAGCAGGCTGAACAAGCTCGACTCCTAGCAGAACTGCAAAAACTGAATCACCTCAAAGATGACTTTTTGAGCACAGTGTCCCATGAGCTACGGACACCGATGTCGAACATGAAAATGGCGCTGCAAATGCTGACGATCGCCACTAATGCTGAACGCCAACAGCGTTATCTGGAAATTCTAAAGGCAGAATGTGCCCGTGAAATTGACCTCATCAACGACCTACTAGATCTACAGCGCTTAGAAGCATCGGCTTATCCTACCTTTCTGGTGGAGGCGATCAACCTGCAAGATTGGTTCTCTAGCCTAATTGAGCCTTTCCGCTCCCGCCTGCAAGAACATCAGCAGGTGCTCAACATTGATCTGCCAGAAAACTCCCCGCCCTTAATTACCGATCGCTCTAGCTTGGAGCGCATGTTAGGCGAACTGCTGAATAACGCTTGCAAATATACTCCAGCAGGCGGTGAGATTATTCTGAAGGTAGAGCAAGTGACCAGTCCCTCACCGATCTCCCCGGTAGTCCCCTTTACCCGCCTGATTATCCAAAACCAAGCAGAAATTCCGCCGACAGAAATCCTGCGAATTTTCGACAAATTTTATCGAGTCCCCCATGCTGACCCCTGGAAGCAAGGAGGGACTGGTTTAGGACTAGCCTTGGTCAAGCGCCTAGTAGAACAACTGCAAGGTACCATTCAGGTCGAGAGCAGTCACGGTTGGACGGTCTTTACGATTCATCTGCCACCGTTGAACGTCGTGACGCTGCAAAGAGCAGGCTGAAGCTAAGGCTATCAGTTGGTTTAGGAGACCCTGACTTGGGAGGTGTCTACTGCTTTGGTGCCATCCACCTTCGCCGCCATCCCTGTGATGTATTGCAGGATTTCCGAGCTAGGCACAGAGCCTCTAAAGATGATGGTGCTACCGTTTTGGTCAATTTCTAAGCTTTCAATTTCACTGATTTGGGGATCACGGTCAAAGGCGATCGCTACTCGCTTCGTCAAACCTACTGGGTCATATTCACCCTCAAGCCCCATATTCTCCGGAGCCGGAGGCGGTTGATGCATGCCCGCTTTCTCTCGGAGTTCCAAGTCATACTCACCTGTGAGTCCAGGGGTCATCCCCCCTTCGTCTGGGTGCTTCTGAGTCTCCGACTGGAATTTTTTACTACACTCCTGCCCAAAGTGCCGTTCTAGCCAAGTCATAATTCCACCCCTTAGGATAGATAGTTTCTTGTATCCTCCATTACAGACTACTTGACCCCGCTGTGGCATCTCCCATGAGGAAGGATGAAGGATGAAAAGGGGAGAAGCCAGAAGCCGAGTGCCAAAACTTGATATAGCCAAAAACCCGAAACCCCCACAGTCAGACTCGTTTGGAGGGAGCCTGAGGGACGCAACCGTCTCTCAGCGGGGGTTTGGGGGCGAGTGCCCCCAAGGATCGGATTTCTGAGCTGTAACTATAGCTTCTAGTTAAACTATGGCTTTTGGTTAGCTTCTACATAAGCTGCGATCGCCTCAGTAGCCAGTTGAGATACCTTCTTACCTTGCTGGGCAGCCATCGCTTGCAGACTAGCATAAAGGTCTTCTCGTACTGTGATGCGGCGACGGACTTTACCAAGCCCATCGGTCTCGCTCACACTAGCGATCGCTTCATCATTGGCAGTGTTAACCGTGGCGGCGTAGCTGCTAACCAGCTCAGGCGGGTCAGATTGGTAAGCGACAGAAAACTGCCGAATGGCCTCTAGGCCAACGCGATCGCAGAAATCTCCAAAACTCTCTCCGGCTGTGCGAGATTGCTTGAAGTAGACAAAAATTGGTTCTAGGCCAATTTCTAAATCGTTAATGTGGAGCTTCTCCACATAAGGCTGAGATAAGCGAGTTTGGTTAGGAGAAGCACCCAGCCAAACTTGATAATGCTCTGGAGCACTGCCTACGAAGCCCAATTCTGCTAAGTATGGACGGGCGCAACCGTTGGGGCAACCTGTCATTCGAATAATAAAGTGCTCTTGTTCCAGACCCACTTTATCTAGCAGAGCGCGAATCCGTTCCAGAATCTCTGGCATAATTCGCTCCGACTCAGTCACCGCCAAGCCACAAGTAGGCAAAGCGGGACAGGCCATCGAATAGCGCACGAGAGAATCAATTTTGTCAGGATCAGCCTGAATGCCACAGCGATCGAATATGGCTTGAATGGCAGCGCGATCGCCTGGATTGATGTCGTACAGAATGGCATCTTGGCTACCTGTCAACAGCATGGGCAGATTGAACTGCTTGACAATTTCCCGCAACGCCGTTTTGAGCTGGAAGGCACCCTCGTCCTTCACCCGACCATTCTCGATCGGAATGCCAACAAACAGCTTGCCATCTCCTTGTTCTTGCCAGCCCAGAAAATCTAAGTACTTAAACTCAGGCAACGGCTTGAAGGGTTGCAGCGGTTTGCCAAAGTACTGCTCGACCTCAGTGCGAAACTTGTCCACACCCCACTCTTCCATCAAGTACTTCAGGCGGGAGTGACGGCGATCGCTGCGGTTGCCATTGTCTCGCTGAGTGGCCACGATCGCTTTCACTGCGTCGTAGATATCCGCTTTATCCACATAGCCTAAAGGATCAGCAATCCGAGGGAAAGTGTCTTCCTTACCGTGAGTCCGACCTAAACCACCCCCCGCTAAAATATTGAACCCTTCTAGCTCATTTTGCTCGTTGGTAATGACGACCAAGCTTAAATCTTGGGAGTACAGGTCAATCGAGTTGTCACCGGGGATCGTCACCGCAATCTTAAATTTGCGGGGCATGTAGTAAGTGCCGTAAATCGGCTCCTCACCTTCATGAAAAATAGTGCCATTGCCGTTGCTTTGGCGTGCGGCTTTGACCTCTGGACGCTCTTCCGCACTAACAAACTTTTCGCCATCCAACCAAATTTCGTAATAAGCGCCTGTTTGGGGAGTTAGTAAGTCGGCAATGCTATTGGCGTATTCATGGGCGTAGAGATACTCAGGCCGATTCTTGTACGGCGCAGGCGGTGCCATCACATTACGGTTCAGATCCCCACAAGCTCCTAAAGTGGAACCCATGCTTTTGATGATTTCCGCGATCGCCACTCGCAAATTCTTCTTCAGAATGCCGTGAATTTGAAACCCTTGCCGAGTCGTGGCTCGGAGCGTGCCATTGCCATAGGTTTCTGACAATTGATCTAAAGTCAGGTACAGCTGCGGTGGAATAAAGCCACCCGGACTCCGAGTTCGCAGCATGAACTGGTAGTCTTTCTCCTGCCCCTTGACCCGGTTGTCCCGATTGTCCTGCTGATAGGAACCATGAAACTTGAGAATTTGAATCGCGTCTTCTGTAAAGCTGTTGGTATCCAGTAGCAATTCACTTGCAACAGGCTCACGTAAAAATTGGCTACGTTCCTTAAGACCTTCTACCTTAGAAGGTTTGCGAACCACGGGAGTTGGAGTCGGAGTTTTAACCATCGGAGTTGCGGTACGAGTTGAAAATAGTCAGAAGCTTAGAGTACAACCGAGTGTTGTAGTCTAAAGTCAGGGTTGAACCGTAAAACTTTTGCTGTAAAGCTTTTGAGGGGCTCAGAGCCTCAGTAGTTCGAAGCTTATCGATTCCCGGTAACCCGCCCGGAATTACGGTGAATCTATATATTTTATCACTGCATTTGTCGGGTCAAGGTGCTTGTCAGGGATTTTGCATGAAATTCCAACCCCACTGCGGGACTAGGCAGCGTTAAGTCAAGCACATGCTATTTAATGCTAGCTGATTTGGCTGGTTAAATCGTGACGGCTGAGTTGAGTTGATAATATCGCTTAAAAATTGCTCTGTAAACTCGGAGAAAGCTAAGGGAGAACACCGATCATTTCAAGCAAACTCAGCCTTAGATCAAGAATTAATCAAGAGTTGATCCTGATTTTTTAAGCGAATCTCAAAAAGTATTTCCTCAGCCACAACTGGAAATCATACTTGGATTAATAGTTGAGTTGGTTATTGGGAATTAGGTGATTAAATTCCTAAAAACTTGATTGAATCGGTCGGCATTGGATCAGTTGACTGCATTTTATCCATTAATGGAAAAAGCAACTAAAAAAGCTCCTAGCTGTAGGGCCAGGAGCTGAGTGAAACCAAGTTGAATTACTATTCAGTCTTGCTTAGTTGCTGTAGAGTTGATGAAAGATTTCATGCAGACTCATGGTTGAAAACTAGCAGATGAATGCCTACAACTCAGCACAGTAGTTGGAGTGATTTTGGCATCAAGTTTCTCAGGTGAACTTAGAAGCGTAGGCCAGCACCAGCGCTGAAGGTTAGAGAATCAGCAGGGCCATTTTGATAAGCATTGAGGCCCCACTTGGTGTTGCCATAAACCACAACATCTTTGGTGACTTTAGATTCAACCCCGGCGGTCAATACAACTGCATCATCGTTACCCATTGGGGTGGGTTGGCCGTTTGCTTCCACAAAGGAGTAGCCAACACCGCCGTAAACTTGGGTGTTTTTAGTGATTCCTTGGTCATAAGTGATCATAGGAATGATGGCGCTAGTGTCGTCGCTGTAAACAACTGAACCGCGCAGAGAAACGGGAGCTTTGCGGAGGCCGAAGCGACCATCAATTGTGCCACCAAAGGTTGCAGCATCGTTATTTTGACCACCGTTGGTGACACCCGCAGCCACACCTGCACCTACATAGCTATCGCTAAATCCTTTTCTAGGTTGAGCAGAAGCGGAGCCAGCGGAGAGGAGAGGAGCGATCGCAATTACAGACAAAGCAGAAAAAGCAGCAATGGATTTCAGAGAGAGGTTCATCTTGGTTCCCTCAAAGGGTAAGTTTGATTTAATGTTTGCGTTCCTGAATTTATAGTCGAAGGACTTGCTTGAAAGGTTCCAGAAAAATCTAATTTGATTGAAAGTTTTTTGGAATTAGCAGCTTGCCCACTTCAACTACCTAAAAGGAATGATCACTCCAAAAATTGTTCCCTTAAAAAGCTAAAAACCATTACCTATTAACTCTAGATAATGGTTTGCTTCGTTTGAATGGGTGCTTTTGATCTAGTTCATGGAATTAATTACGGTGTGCTTCAATAGCCGCTTTTTAAACTGTCACAGAAAGCTGGGGCTATTTAATCAATTGAATGAGGTTTGGGGTTGTTTAACTAAGAAACACTGCCCAAAACACATAATATCCCAGCTAAAAAACTGAATTCCGGAAATTTTCGGAACGTAGATTAATTGGAGTGAATAAAACTAGAAAAGTTTGGTGTAATTACCGAACTAAATTAGTTATTCATCATGCTGCGGCTCAGCTTGAGGCTTAGAAACTACCACTAAGTTGGGCAAACCTTCCAACTTTTCTTCTAGAGGCGCTTCAGTGTTAGCAGGCGCAAAGATAGTTAGTCCTTGGGATACACACTCTACTTCGATGGGAGTTGTGCCAATTAGTTCCCCATCTAAAACTACCTTCTGGGGTGGCTCAGTTGACACTTTGAGGCGTTTCGCTCGCAGATAGCCAATGTCGTCTCGCTCTGTAGCGTTGCCTGTCAAAGCTGACTGGAGCAGGTGATAAGAAGCGGCGATCGCCCCTGCTACGTTACGTGGAGCCACTACGGTTAAATCGAGCAGACCATCATCAAAAATGACCCCTGCTGGTCCTTGCGCCAAGATCGAGGTTGCTGGGGCAGCATTGGCGATCGTAATGGCTGAGGCTGAGACTTGAATGATGTGTTCATCAGTTTCAATTTCTGCCTCAAACGAGGGCAGATGCCCCAGTTGTTTGACTCCTGCCAAGATATAGGCCAGCATGCCCAAGCGATTTTTAGCAGCTCGGTCTGCTTGTTCAACCGTCTCAGCTTCAAAGCCGATCCCTGCTAGCAAGAGCATGGGTTTGCCGTTACAGTAAGCCGCATCCACCTTTTTGGTTTTTCCTGCCAAGATAGTGGCGCAAGCAGCTTCGATACTGTCAGGAATGCCGAGGGCATTGGCAAAAGCGTTGGCGGTGCCGCGTGAAATCACACCTAGAGGAATATCAGTGCCTACTAGAGCTGCTGCGGTTGCCGACAAAGTACCATCACCTCCAGAGGCAATCACGGCTTCAACTCCTCGTTGCACCGCGTTGTAGGCCAGTTGATCCGCATCAACGATTTTGGTTGTTGAGAGGATCTCTAAGTTCATCTCTGGCTCCAATAAAGCCCGGATCTGGGCTAAGTCTTGCTCTGGATCACTTTGACCAGCAATGGGATTGAAAATGAGACAAGCAGAGCGAATCATAGCGGTGAAGATGATGGTCGAGAAGGAAAGGTTGCAAATGCCTCTACTCCAAGTCTTAAAGCTAGACAGCTAAACGGCATCCTTCTTTCGATGCGTTGTTACGATAACAGTATTAGTACGATATTTATTGCGATCGCTAACCAGCTAAACCTCTGATACCAAGCTTATGCCCGACCCTCTGATGTATAGACAAGACCATTTTGTGGTTCTAGAAGCCAATCAACCAGAACAGTTTCTGACGGCGGCTGAGTTGCTCAGCAAACTAGAGACCGTTTTGGAGCAACGGCAAGACGATCTGCCTCAAGATTTGCAGAAACTTAGTTCTATCTCCGCCCAGGCCCAATATCTGCTAGATACTTCCTGCGAGCTAGATATGGAGCCTGGTAATTTTTTGCAGTGGTACGCTGTTAGGTTAGAAAAAGAAAAATAGAGTTGTAGGGTTTAGCTGGTCGCAGGAGTTGCAGCGACAGAAGCCGTAATCAGCGCCACTTCAATTTGTCGCTCTGCGGGCTGGGTGAGTTGTACGCGAATGCCAGGACCAAAAAAACTCTCTATTTTGGCTTGCTTCTGTTGCCAAGTTTCTAGAGAAATCAGCGGCGAATTGAACTCCAAAATTAAGGCATAAGCATCATTGATTTTGCTCTCACGCACCCCAATTAGCTCTGGGCGTTCCTCATTGGTAGGGCTAAGACCTAAGTGGCTCAGAGAACTGTCTAAGTGAGCCGATTGACCGTACCGATAGCGGGTTACATCTTTACGGATCTGATTTTGGGTTGTAGTTGCTTGCTGATCTCGTAGCTCCACGATCTCTGGCGGCGTGGGTTGGGTAAACGGAACGGGTGTGAGTTCTGAAGCTTTCAGCGCCAACCCTCCTAGAAGCAGCGGAATGCCATAAAAGAACCCTACAAGATTTAAGGTAGCGTTGCTAGAGAAGTAAGCTACAAAACCGATCACGGTTAGAGCCCCACCTACTGCCAATCCCAGCGTTCCTAGAGAAGTTTGACGTAACATATTTGTTATTGAGACGAATTAATCTGTGTGCAAAGTTAACCCTTATATCATTACCTTTACAGGAAGTTTGGTGGACTTAAGCCTGAATATTTTTTCTCTAGACTCGATCGCTGCTTTGCCAAACGTGCGGCTGGAGGATTGTGGTTAGCAAGGTGAGCGTTGTTGAATAGCAGGATATGCTGGGGATGTTGAGGCGCGATCGCCTACTTCATCTGGGGGTCTTCTGGGGTGGCTTATCCCTCTAGATAAAATGAGTGCCACTTTCGCCCAAGGTTAGTACTCTTGCACCCCGCAAATAAAAACTGACAGACTAGTAGGTCCGAGCCATGATCAAAGACGAAAAGCAGCCACCCGCGACCAAAAGCAAGTTATTAGAACAAATTGATTCGCTCAAACGGGAAGACGAAACCCTCTACAATATCTTGGCCGTGGATGTTTGGGCTCTGGCTAAAACGATGGATGAGTTCCAACCAGGGTTTTGGGCAGCTTTCATGAAAAACCGTGAGAAGGCACTCAAGCGCTTTATTACTGAAGTGATGCGGGCTAAGACTGCTGACAGCAAGCGTCCACCGTTTCTGCGCTAGTCTGTCTGGAGGGTGAGGTATCTCTACTCTCCTAATGTTATCAATTCAAGATATATAAGATCTGAGGCTTGCAGTGCCTAACTTGGGCCGATTATAAACACAGATTTGAGCCTTAAACTTAGGCTGAATATGGTTTATCTTACTCAATAGAAGTAAATATAAAGATACAAAAGATGAACGCTGAAACGATTAAAGAACGCATCACCCTGATCCGAAGCAAGCGCGAGACCTTATTGAGATTGCTAGAGCAGCCTGATTTAGGCACTCTGAGAATTGATGTCAATCAGGCTTTAGAAGAAATGGATGACTTGATTGACGAATTTCAGCGGACCTTTCCAGAAGCAGGAAATCTCTAGACACTGACTAGAGGCTGAATTCTAGATCTAAATTTCTAAATTGCTGAGATACCTTTTGCCTGGAACTAGTTACCTTCCAGGCAAGCAGGGTAGGTGGTCAGTGCTGAGAAAAGCTAGGTATAGTTAAGCACTGGCATTCTTGGCGGCTTGCCCTAGCTCTTTGACTAAAGCCACAAGCTCGTTGGTAGCCACGTCTTTCTTACAAAAAGCATCAATATTTGCCGTCTGAATCATGACCTCTGTTTGAGGATCGTCCACAGAGGAGTAAGCAATAATCCGGATATTAGGGGCGAAACTTTTAATCTGGGTGGATGCGCTTAAACCATCCAAAACTGGCATCTGTAAATCAATAATGATCACATCAGGATGCTGACGCTTAACTAGCTCGACTGCTTCCTGACCATTACTTGCTAGACCCACTAGTTCAATATTGGATTGATTCTGTAGGGCAAGCTTGAGGCTGAGTCGAGTCAACTCATGATCATCGACAACAAGAACACGGAGGGCAGAGCGCATACAAGATAACATGACCACTCAGTCAAGTAAGAGACATCTGGTTTGACAATTTTAGTCTAGTAGTATGGGCTACTGAAATCCCTCTACCATTGGGGCGAATCGGCAGAATGAATAGTCATACTCCTACACAATCCCTCCGTAATTCCAAGAACTACGGCTGCTTAAGTAAAGTTTGATACATCAACGTTTCGCCTTTGATTGTCGATTTTTGGCTAAAATTGGGCGATCGCACAGCCCTTTTCACCCGAAAAATTCTAACCCTTAGGCACTAAAACTTGGTTAAACACCGCAATGCCCCACAACGCTTTGGAGCAGTGATGTTTAACTAAGCTGTTCTCATTATTTCAGATTGAGTCCCTCAAGCGAGCGATCGCCGCTTAAATTGTTGAGCTGGCTGCCATTTCCATGAGGATTTTCTGCGAACTCAGCTCTGGGCATTCGGCAGCGGGACGACGTTGAATATAGCGACCATTCGGCTGTAGTTCCCAGGCGTGGCGATTGTCGGAGAGCATGATCCCCAAAATTTCTTGTAAATCTTTTTTCAGGTCTGCGTCTTCGATGGGGACAATGGCTTCTACTCGGCGGTCTAAGTTGCGTGGCATCCAATCTGCGCTGCCAATAAACACTTCATCGTCGCCTCGGTTGTGGAAGTAAAAGATGCGGGAGTGCTCCAGAAAACGGCCCACAATACTGACCACCCGAATATTGTCACTGATGCCTTTAATACCAGGGCGCAGACAACAGATACCTCGAATAATTAAGTCAATCTGGACGCCTGCTTGAGAGGCTTCATATAAAGCGACGATAATTCGCTTATCTACCAAAGCATTCATCTTGGCGACAATGCGGCTGGGAAGGCCATTTTTGCAGTTTTCTATCTCCCGGTAGATCAAGCTCAACATGCGATCGCGCAAGTTTACTGGAGCGACTATCAACTTGCGATAGGAGTGCTGGCGGGAATAACCCGTTAAGTAGTTGAACAGATCGGTTAAATCTGCTCCTAACTCATCGCGACAGCTCAATAAGCCAATATCGGTGTAAATCCGTGCTGTTTTGGGATTGTAGTTTCCGGTGCCAATGTGGACGTAGCGGCGAATGCGGTTCTCTTCGCGTCGCACCACTAGAGCAATTTTGGTATGAGTTTTCAGCCCTACCAGGCCATAGACCACATGTACACCCACTTTTTCCAGCTTACGGGCCCAGTTGATGTTGTTTTCTTCATCAAAGCGAGCTTTCAGTTCCACTAAGACGGCTACCTGTTTGCCATTCTCGGCAGCAGCAATGAGGGCATTGAGGATAGGCGAATCTCCAGAGGTGCGGTAGAGCGTCATTTTGATTGCTAGCACATCTGGGTCGTGGGCGGCCTGCATGATGAAGCGTTGTACGGTCCCAGAAAATGACTGATAGGGGTGATGCACCATCAAGTCTTGTTTACGAATCACAGAGAAAAAGTCTTCTGCGTCCTCACCTTCTGCATTACTGCGATCGCTTCCGGGTGGGCTGAGCCGCCGCAACCGGGCGGGGACAATGGGAGCCCAAGGCGCATCTTTGAGATCTGGCCGTGGCAAGGCTAAAAAGGACATCAGATCGCTCAGCCCTAGCATGCCTTCCACTTCATAGAGATCACTTTCCTCTAGCGACATCTCTTGAATCAACATTTCCCGTACTGCGGGTGGGGTAGACGATTGAATCTCTAAACGCACCACCGAACCGCCAAACCGCCGCTTCCGTAATTCCTGCTCGATCGCGAGCATCAAATCATCGGCTTCATCTTCTTCCAGTTCGAGGTCTGCATTACGGGTGATCCGGAAGGGATAGTATTCTTGAATGTTCATGCCTGGAAACAAAGACTCCAGGTTATGGGCGACTACTTGTTCTAGCGGCACCCCCGTCCAAACTCCTCCTTGGCCCTTATGCTGTAGCTGTAAGTTTTCCGGTAACTGCAAGAAGCGGGGCAGCACTTTAGGAACCTTGACGCGGGCGAAAAATTCTTCCTCTGTCTCTGGATCTTGAATCACCACTGCCAAGTTGAGGCTGAGATTGGAAATGTAGGGGAAGGGATGGCTAGGATCGACGGCCAGAGGCGTGAGAACCGGAAAGATCTGCTCTTCAAAGTAGCGCTGCAAATAAATCCGCTGCTCTTGGTTTAAGTCCATGTAGTCGAGCAGATAAATGCCTTGGTTGGCGAGTTGAGGGCGTAGGGCTTGCTCAAAGTGTCGATGCTGCTTGATTACCATTGGGCGGAGGCGATCGCAGATGGCATCAAGTTGCTCTTGGGGCTTACGGCCATCTGAGGTGAGCTGGCTGACCTTTGCTTCTACTTGCTGCTTTAGCGCTGACACCCGCACCATAAAATACTCATCCAAGTTCGAGCTAAAAATAGCCATAAACTTGCAGCGCTCTATCAGAGGAGTGCGGGGGTCAAAGGCTTCATGCAAGACCCGGTTATTAAATTCCAGCCAGCTCATCTCGCGACTGAAATAGTACTGGGAGTCAATTAGGCTTGGCTCAGCAATGATCTTTTTAGTTTTCGGCATGGTTCTGAGGCAATCTCGGCAGCGTTAACTGGACAGCAAGAGTAGCAGCGTCACAAGCCAGCTCGCTTAAAACACTTCGTCTTCCATCCCTTTCCACCA from Trichocoleus desertorum ATA4-8-CV12 encodes:
- the ppk1 gene encoding polyphosphate kinase 1, encoding MPKTKKIIAEPSLIDSQYYFSREMSWLEFNNRVLHEAFDPRTPLIERCKFMAIFSSNLDEYFMVRVSALKQQVEAKVSQLTSDGRKPQEQLDAICDRLRPMVIKQHRHFEQALRPQLANQGIYLLDYMDLNQEQRIYLQRYFEEQIFPVLTPLAVDPSHPFPYISNLSLNLAVVIQDPETEEEFFARVKVPKVLPRFLQLPENLQLQHKGQGGVWTGVPLEQVVAHNLESLFPGMNIQEYYPFRITRNADLELEEDEADDLMLAIEQELRKRRFGGSVVRLEIQSSTPPAVREMLIQEMSLEESDLYEVEGMLGLSDLMSFLALPRPDLKDAPWAPIVPARLRRLSPPGSDRSNAEGEDAEDFFSVIRKQDLMVHHPYQSFSGTVQRFIMQAAHDPDVLAIKMTLYRTSGDSPILNALIAAAENGKQVAVLVELKARFDEENNINWARKLEKVGVHVVYGLVGLKTHTKIALVVRREENRIRRYVHIGTGNYNPKTARIYTDIGLLSCRDELGADLTDLFNYLTGYSRQHSYRKLIVAPVNLRDRMLSLIYREIENCKNGLPSRIVAKMNALVDKRIIVALYEASQAGVQIDLIIRGICCLRPGIKGISDNIRVVSIVGRFLEHSRIFYFHNRGDDEVFIGSADWMPRNLDRRVEAIVPIEDADLKKDLQEILGIMLSDNRHAWELQPNGRYIQRRPAAECPELSSQKILMEMAASSTI
- a CDS encoding chlororespiratory reduction protein 7, which codes for MPDPLMYRQDHFVVLEANQPEQFLTAAELLSKLETVLEQRQDDLPQDLQKLSSISAQAQYLLDTSCELDMEPGNFLQWYAVRLEKEK
- a CDS encoding response regulator transcription factor, whose amino-acid sequence is MLSCMRSALRVLVVDDHELTRLSLKLALQNQSNIELVGLASNGQEAVELVKRQHPDVIIIDLQMPVLDGLSASTQIKSFAPNIRIIAYSSVDDPQTEVMIQTANIDAFCKKDVATNELVALVKELGQAAKNASA
- a CDS encoding YegS/Rv2252/BmrU family lipid kinase, translating into MIRSACLIFNPIAGQSDPEQDLAQIRALLEPEMNLEILSTTKIVDADQLAYNAVQRGVEAVIASGGDGTLSATAAALVGTDIPLGVISRGTANAFANALGIPDSIEAACATILAGKTKKVDAAYCNGKPMLLLAGIGFEAETVEQADRAAKNRLGMLAYILAGVKQLGHLPSFEAEIETDEHIIQVSASAITIANAAPATSILAQGPAGVIFDDGLLDLTVVAPRNVAGAIAASYHLLQSALTGNATERDDIGYLRAKRLKVSTEPPQKVVLDGELIGTTPIEVECVSQGLTIFAPANTEAPLEEKLEGLPNLVVVSKPQAEPQHDE
- a CDS encoding DUF2854 domain-containing protein, with product MLRQTSLGTLGLAVGGALTVIGFVAYFSSNATLNLVGFFYGIPLLLGGLALKASELTPVPFTQPTPPEIVELRDQQATTTQNQIRKDVTRYRYGQSAHLDSSLSHLGLSPTNEERPELIGVRESKINDAYALILEFNSPLISLETWQQKQAKIESFFGPGIRVQLTQPAERQIEVALITASVAATPATS